In one Nitrososphaera sp. genomic region, the following are encoded:
- the rqcH gene encoding ribosome rescue protein RqcH: protein MELSGVEVRYIVSQIASKAANTGYYVSAINSITRSSILLRLHHPTQEDIILVLSVRGIWTTKLKFKQIEETSSSLESSLRGEIERAKLESIEQAGSERIVILTFRQLDGRARKIIVEFFGDGNLLVCDENLQILSILNSIEVRHRTLAVGLRYALPPSKGTDVFQLTLEQLKSLKKEAKNLDILRWIGRSTSMPKKFVEEAAFRAGLDHTKKVEDLTADEIARIYEVVTDLVTDISTGRNHEPIVIMQESGGSSKPVDALPIITQAAAKLPFTRVDTFMEAVDSVLSTEILDLGRSSKTVELDKQIAVLEHDLDEQNKAKDAVNAKAEQIRKLAGELMTLSYMQGNSESDDGNFQQVLSAHLARTVSEKGVEYIEISDQQVPLQQNLAKTASLLFARAKELERGSASIDEARAKISEQIAKLRSKTSAIHKKVIVQKQSSKEWYERYRWFVTTEGYLAIGGRDASSNSALVRKHLTEDDIVFHAEVHGSPFFIVKNAAGQAAAEQISASLNEVAQATVGFSRAWKDGLTSADAYWVSPDQIKKGAPTGQFLPKGSFVIEGKRNYLKGVEIRLAIGIVATADRYALVCGPQSAVKARSIYYAVLQQGGMDPMSAAKKAKAELVALASHEKKLGADAAGEASAPEDLADIIKQISLDDFVRTLPTGQSRISFAARGQGLTPKDMEDQVSQPDSTKSN, encoded by the coding sequence GTGGAGCTATCAGGGGTTGAAGTTCGCTACATAGTGAGCCAGATTGCATCAAAGGCCGCAAACACCGGATACTATGTAAGCGCAATCAACAGTATAACCAGAAGTTCGATTCTGCTCAGGCTTCACCATCCGACTCAGGAGGACATCATATTGGTCCTCTCGGTCAGGGGAATTTGGACTACCAAACTGAAGTTCAAGCAGATAGAGGAAACAAGCTCGTCTCTTGAAAGTTCGCTCCGCGGCGAGATAGAGCGGGCAAAACTGGAATCCATTGAGCAGGCCGGCAGCGAAAGAATCGTCATACTTACCTTCAGGCAGCTGGACGGTCGCGCCAGAAAAATAATAGTGGAATTTTTCGGAGACGGGAACTTGCTCGTTTGCGATGAAAACCTGCAAATCCTGTCGATACTCAATTCAATCGAGGTCCGTCACAGAACGCTCGCGGTAGGCCTCCGGTACGCTCTTCCCCCGTCAAAGGGCACTGACGTTTTTCAGCTCACCCTTGAACAGCTAAAGTCGCTCAAAAAAGAAGCCAAAAACCTGGACATTCTTCGCTGGATCGGACGCAGCACCTCTATGCCCAAAAAGTTCGTCGAAGAGGCGGCTTTTCGGGCCGGCCTTGACCATACAAAGAAAGTCGAAGACCTCACCGCAGACGAAATCGCACGCATATACGAAGTGGTCACAGACCTTGTAACGGACATAAGCACCGGACGGAACCACGAGCCAATCGTAATAATGCAGGAGAGCGGCGGTTCCAGCAAGCCGGTTGACGCACTCCCAATAATCACGCAGGCCGCCGCCAAGCTGCCATTCACGCGCGTGGATACTTTTATGGAAGCGGTCGATAGTGTGCTTAGCACTGAAATACTCGATCTTGGCCGAAGCAGCAAGACGGTCGAGCTTGACAAGCAGATCGCGGTACTAGAGCACGACCTTGACGAGCAGAACAAGGCAAAGGATGCGGTGAACGCAAAGGCGGAGCAAATCAGGAAGCTAGCCGGCGAGCTGATGACTCTTTCCTATATGCAGGGTAATTCTGAATCCGATGACGGCAATTTCCAGCAAGTTCTCAGTGCTCACTTGGCAAGAACGGTAAGCGAGAAGGGAGTAGAATACATCGAAATATCCGACCAGCAAGTCCCGCTGCAGCAGAACCTTGCCAAGACCGCGTCGCTTCTTTTTGCACGGGCCAAGGAACTCGAGAGGGGGAGCGCCTCGATAGACGAGGCCCGCGCCAAGATTTCAGAGCAAATTGCCAAGCTCCGCAGCAAGACTTCGGCGATTCACAAGAAGGTAATTGTCCAGAAGCAGTCAAGCAAAGAATGGTACGAGCGCTATCGATGGTTTGTGACGACAGAGGGCTACCTTGCAATAGGAGGCCGCGACGCTTCATCAAACTCGGCGCTGGTTAGAAAGCACCTGACCGAGGACGACATCGTTTTCCACGCTGAGGTTCATGGGTCTCCGTTTTTCATAGTCAAGAACGCAGCCGGACAGGCCGCCGCGGAGCAGATAAGTGCCAGCCTAAATGAAGTCGCTCAGGCCACGGTGGGCTTTAGCCGCGCCTGGAAAGACGGGCTCACAAGTGCTGACGCCTACTGGGTCTCGCCGGATCAGATAAAAAAGGGCGCCCCGACCGGTCAGTTTCTTCCCAAGGGGTCGTTTGTAATCGAAGGCAAGCGCAACTACCTGAAAGGCGTGGAGATCAGGCTTGCGATCGGAATTGTCGCTACGGCAGACAGGTACGCGCTTGTCTGCGGGCCCCAGTCCGCGGTAAAGGCGCGCTCGATTTACTATGCAGTCCTTCAGCAGGGCGGCATGGATCCAATGAGCGCGGCCAAAAAGGCCAAGGCGGAACTAGTAGCTCTGGCGTCGCACGAAAAAAAATTAGGCGCGGACGCTGCCGGGGAAGCAAGCGCGCCAGAGGACCTGGCGGACATAATCAAGCAAATTAGCCTGGACGACTTTGTCCGTACTCTCCCGACGGGCCAGTCAAGAATCTCATTTGCTGCTAGGGGGCAAGGACTGACGCCCAAGGATATGGAGGACCAAGTCAGCCAGCCTGATTCCACAAAAAGTAATTAA
- the cbiT gene encoding precorrin-6Y C5,15-methyltransferase (decarboxylating) subunit CbiT encodes MWDFRTPGISDELFERTEQVPITKEDVRAIVISKLRLKEGFSAIDVGCGSGSITVELSMQTAPNGIVHAIDFDQNAVELTKRNIEKFGVRANVFLGKAQDLLPTLPSVEAVVVGGTWGDTRQVIALAASRLKPGGRIVIDTILIETVYHALAAISELGLEDIDITQVTISKARKVATGTMMLARNPVTIIAATKR; translated from the coding sequence GTGTGGGACTTTCGGACGCCGGGGATTTCTGACGAGTTGTTTGAGCGGACGGAACAGGTTCCGATAACAAAAGAGGACGTCAGGGCGATTGTAATTAGCAAGCTGCGGCTCAAGGAGGGATTTTCCGCGATTGATGTCGGCTGCGGGAGTGGCAGCATAACGGTCGAGCTGTCCATGCAAACTGCGCCAAACGGAATAGTCCATGCTATCGACTTTGACCAAAACGCCGTGGAGCTTACAAAGCGCAATATTGAAAAATTTGGCGTTAGGGCAAACGTGTTCCTTGGCAAGGCACAGGACTTGCTGCCCACGCTGCCATCCGTCGAGGCCGTTGTCGTCGGTGGCACGTGGGGAGACACACGTCAGGTAATAGCCCTTGCTGCAAGCCGGCTAAAGCCAGGCGGCCGAATCGTAATCGATACTATCCTCATTGAAACCGTGTATCACGCGCTTGCAGCCATAAGCGAACTTGGTCTCGAAGACATCGACATAACCCAGGTGACGATTTCAAAAGCGAGAAAGGTCGCGACAGGCACAATGATGCTTGCCCGAAACCCCGTAACAATTATCGCCGCAACGAAGAGGTAA
- a CDS encoding site-specific DNA-methyltransferase, with protein MDCVSGLEQVLQQRSVDVVVTSPPYNIGVAYSAYRDSLPREAYLDWIEQAGVAIKRVLADDGSLFLNVGNRPSDQWIALDVASRLRRHFSLQNVIHWIKSIAISKTDAGNYPNISGDIAVGHFKPVSSARFLNDCHEYIFHFTKNGTRKLDKLATGVPYQDKSNIGRWKKALADRRDRGNTWFIPYETIQDRASRPHPATFPVRLPEMCIRLHGQARLVADPFCGIGSTAVAADSISCSFVGFDIDKSYLDFAMARLSKTR; from the coding sequence ATGGATTGCGTTTCAGGACTTGAACAGGTATTGCAGCAGCGCTCCGTCGATGTTGTTGTCACTTCTCCTCCCTACAACATAGGAGTAGCCTACAGCGCTTACAGGGACAGCCTCCCGCGCGAGGCCTACCTTGACTGGATAGAGCAGGCCGGGGTGGCAATAAAGCGCGTCCTTGCCGACGACGGGTCCTTGTTTCTTAACGTAGGAAACAGGCCGTCAGACCAGTGGATTGCACTTGACGTTGCGAGCCGGCTCAGGCGACACTTTTCTCTGCAGAACGTGATCCACTGGATAAAGTCAATCGCAATTTCCAAAACCGATGCCGGTAACTACCCAAACATCTCCGGCGACATCGCAGTCGGCCATTTCAAGCCGGTTTCAAGTGCGCGCTTTCTTAACGATTGCCATGAGTACATTTTTCACTTCACCAAGAACGGGACGAGAAAACTGGACAAGCTTGCAACAGGAGTACCATACCAGGACAAGAGCAATATCGGCCGATGGAAGAAAGCGCTGGCAGACAGGCGCGACAGGGGAAATACGTGGTTTATTCCCTATGAAACCATACAGGATAGAGCAAGCCGCCCACACCCTGCTACGTTTCCGGTAAGACTTCCCGAGATGTGCATACGGCTTCACGGACAGGCGCGTCTTGTAGCCGATCCGTTCTGCGGCATCGGCTCTACGGCCGTAGCCGCGGATTCAATCTCCTGTTCATTTGTCGGGTTTGATATTGACAAGAGCTACCTTGACTTTGCAATGGCCCGGCTCTCAAAGACAAGATAA
- a CDS encoding TrmH family RNA methyltransferase: MPLSIALVEPQYPVNVGHVARLMKNFGLRRLYLVNPSFDSDEAVKYSTHGKQILSNAERLNSVGQLKKRCDLLLGTTAIYATSRLNVLRARTSPEQCALMVSNLVQSKRRVCLLLGREASGLNNAELALCDIVTSIETGTRYRTMNIAHALAILLYEISKHDTVSDATPPTKKRIDPATKKDLDLLLSYVGKAADASGYDDHKKRLLDHAARRIIVRASPNTKDVMLLVSLFRKCLLAIDRATVQKPHLDMP, translated from the coding sequence GTGCCTCTTTCAATTGCGCTGGTAGAACCCCAGTATCCTGTCAACGTCGGACACGTGGCACGGCTCATGAAGAACTTTGGGCTGCGCAGGCTGTACCTGGTGAATCCCTCGTTTGACAGCGATGAGGCAGTAAAGTACTCTACACATGGAAAGCAGATACTCTCAAACGCGGAGCGCCTTAACTCGGTGGGCCAGCTGAAAAAAAGATGTGACTTGTTGCTTGGGACAACGGCCATCTATGCCACAAGCAGGCTCAACGTGCTGCGTGCAAGGACAAGTCCGGAGCAATGCGCCTTAATGGTCAGCAACCTCGTGCAATCAAAGAGGAGGGTCTGTCTGTTGCTTGGAAGGGAAGCGTCGGGCCTCAACAACGCGGAGCTGGCTCTGTGCGACATCGTCACTTCAATTGAAACTGGCACCCGATACCGAACAATGAACATAGCCCATGCCCTTGCGATTCTCTTGTACGAAATCTCCAAGCATGACACGGTCAGCGACGCAACCCCGCCGACCAAAAAAAGGATAGACCCTGCAACAAAAAAGGACCTGGACCTACTATTGAGCTATGTGGGCAAGGCCGCAGATGCAAGCGGCTACGATGATCACAAGAAGAGACTGCTGGACCATGCCGCGCGCCGGATCATTGTCAGGGCTTCTCCCAACACCAAGGATGTTATGCTGCTGGTCTCGCTATTTCGAAAATGCCTGCTTGCGATAGATCGCGCGACGGTACAAAAGCCTCACCTGGACATGCCGTAA